The following DNA comes from Sorex araneus isolate mSorAra2 chromosome 5, mSorAra2.pri, whole genome shotgun sequence.
ACACCCTTCCCAACCTGCCACCGTGACAAGCAGCTTTTTAAGTCTGGTTATTGAAGCTTGGGTCTCTTGTTTCCGTGGTTGACTGCAGCTTGGAGATTTAGCTCTACCACTTCTTTACCCGTGTACTGGGGTCCCCTTTGCCTCTGTTCCCCACTGcttcccatctctctcttccttgtCTCCCCTTAATTTCCTTCCTCTTGTCCTCCCTATAGTCAGGGGCCAAGAGTGACCTAGCATATACCCCcaggatgtatgtgtgtgtatatatatattttaaaatatctatttaatttttccttttttgggtcacacccagcgatgcacaggggttactcctgatttgcactcaggaattactcttggtggtgctcgggggaccatatgggatgctgggaatcgaacccaggtcggctgcgtgcaaggcaaatgccctacccgctgtgctatcgctccagtgcctgtatatattttataaggcTTATTTGGTGTCTTTCCGTCTCAAACTGCTTTTTGCAGTGACAACAAGCTTGAAATAGTCGGTCCTAAATGAGGAAGGCCCCATTTTACTTGGAGCTATATGCCGTTTCCATTTGGGAGGTCctaaggggccactcctggaatgCAGAGGGaccttgtgatgccagggattggacccagcaGGGCTCCTGCATTCACAATATGCATTCCAGGCCTTTGGgccttctccctggccctgttcGTGAACGGGGGAGCATGCCACTAAGTGCCTCTTAACCTTGAGCTGTTCTGCAGACTGGAACATTCCCAGAGTTGGTTTTATAAAAAGtcgtcttctctctgcttctccctcaCTTTCAGGGATGATCGGGGAGGGCGACTCGCTGATGGGGATAACATCCTAAAGGAAAAGGCTTTCCGGGGAGCCAGGAACGCCCAGAGCGCCgcttgggtgtggctccaaaacagaaaacaaaggacCTCTGGCCAAGAAGTGGAGACGGCCTGAGAGTGTGTCATTGGAAGTCCACGGGTAgagtgctttgcatgtgtcagTTGGTGCCCACGAGGCTCTGTTGAGGTAACAAGGAGTCACCACCGTCTCGGGGGCTTGACCGTTGCAGGGCTGCAGGCTTCTCTGCCCTCCGCAGCCTTCTGGGGACGCGTCAGCTAGTGTTTCTCGGCCTTTTCCAGATCATGACCTCCCTCTGACCTCTTTTTCTTCCTGGGGTTTCCCTGTCCTACTGGTTGGCCTCTGGTGTAATGCTTTGGCCGCTTTGGAATATCCCGGGGTGGGAGGGCCACAGGGGCCACCTGGCCCCTGGTTGAGCAGCAGTGGCCTGGAGCACATGGCCTCCGACATGGCTTCTGTCGGAGAGGAGCCAGGGACGCCCGTGGGCTTGAGCAGCGTTGCTCTGAAAGTAGCATCGTTTCTGCCTGCATTTTGTTGGGGAGAGCCAGCCACGTGACTTCTGGGTGCAGGGAGGTGCTAGGAAGTGTAGAATAGCAAATGGAATATTTCATGAGGATCGTTACCTCTATCACAGTCTCGTTCGAGGGATGTGGGTGAAAATGTCAGACGGAGCAAGGTGAAGATTGCTTCGCTGGATGTAAACTTAGAATTAGCGAGCCTTATATAGGGCACGGCTCAGTCTGACTTTAGAGGATAAGGAGTGGGGAAAAGTGGAATTCTTTTCAGAGAACCAACTCTGAACGATCTAGATTTGAggtgtatcttttctttttttttggggggtcacacccggcgatgcacaggggttactcctggctctacactcaggaattactcctggcggtgctcaggggaccatatgggatgctgggattcgaacctgggtcggccgcgtgcaaggcaaacgccctacccgctgtgctgtcactccagccccttgaggtgTATCTTTTCTGAGGAGGGGTTCACACCCACtagtgttcagggataactcctggttctgcattcaggaatcacttctggcaagctcgggggaccatatgggatgccgggcatcaaacctgggttgtctgcacgCAGGGCAAGCGCCCCATGCACtacactatctccagccccaggagctgtATCTCTTTGTTGGACACTatctaaaaacttttttttttttaatgacgtAGAGCTGGACTGGAGTGTTCgccctagcacagcgggtagggcgtttgcctcgtacgtggccaacccgggtgtgattcctctgtccctcttggaaagcccggcaagctaccgagagtatcccgcccgcacggcagagcctggctattcgatatgccaaaaacagtaacaagtctcacaaatggagatgttactagtgcccgttcgagcaaaattgatgaacaatgggatgacagtgcgacagtgctacagaggtagAGTTTAATAGAATTTCCCCCTTGAGCGCAAGAGTGATAGTTCTGTAAGTGCGTagtgcacctgccttgcatgcagccaaaccaagtTTGAGCTCCTGCATCCCATGCAgttcccccacgcaccaccaggagtaaatcctgagtgcagcgccaggtgtaacccctgagcatcaccaagtgtgactcaaaaaacaaaacaaaacaattttctcCCTTGAAAGCGTAATTACTAAATGATATGCgtaaaaaaaccttttaaaggAGAAGGGGCATGTGTTactttgctatttaaaaattgtCACTCATTTTTAGAGCCTTAGATTGTGATCCCAGCATCAGGAGAATTTTGTTCCGAGATATAAGCATACGCCCTGGAGTAGGACGTTCATTTgcctttgccttgcttgcagccgaccccggCTTGGTCCCTAGCACCCATGTGGTGCCTTGAGCACCTCCTGTTGTGGAcccagagggaaagggaaaaaggcTTACTACTGTTACTTGGTAGGGTGAATgtattgaaatttaaattaatggTTGATAATTTTTAGATACATATTTTCCAAAATCTACAAGTGGTGACTTGTGTTCTAAGATGGGTTGACTCACCCAAGAGGTATTTGCTGATTGGTGTATAAAGGATGTGCCAGGCCAGAGCaaagcacggcgggtagggcacgTGCCCTGAATtctcctgggttcagttcctggcgcCCCACGTGGGCCCCCAtcccaagtcctccaggagtaatccctgagtgcaaagccaggactaagccctgaacaccagtcGGTGTGGCCTAaatgacaaacaaaaataaaggatgtCGAAGATTGATAGAATGAAGTCACGAGGGTTTTTGTCTATTTCAAAATCACTTTTTAATGGTTTAAATCACTCTTACAGTTTAGGGTTCTTTTGCTGTGCATTTATAATATACGTTCTTTCATACCTTATACCTATTACTAGAGAATAAGTGCCTATTTTTGTCCAGGGCTTTAAACCTTGAAAGCACTTTTCATGCAGGGGCCTTTGTCCTCTGCCCCCTGGGAGCTGTAGTGCTCCTACTTTCCCCTCGCCAGTAGCAGAACGGGGCTGGGTAGAGCCACTTGTGCCGCCCTCGGTTTGTGCTTTCCTCTGCAGTGAGGATCAGCAAGTTGCAGAAGCCGTGATAATAATGGCTCCTATTTTCCAAGTACCTGTTTGATGGGCACTGTGTAGCATACGCTAAAAAGCATCTTCTGCTTCGGGGATGTTCGGAGAGCTCCTCACACTATCCCAATAACACACAGATTTGTCAACCAAAAAATAGGGAACTGTTGTGAACATTCTAGGGCTGTTGGGAAGATTTCTTGGCCAGAATAATAAAAACGTCCTGACCCTGTAGGACTCGTGGTGGGTGTGTTGGCGGCCTTTGGCAGTGGCTCTCTCACGTGGTGGGCATGCTGCTTCGCAGCTGGCTGGAGGAGGATTCACGCGttcggtttcctgagcactgaatcctgacatttccttttgctctctctctggctccagggaATGACCATGGATAAAAGTGAGCTTGTGCAGAAGGCCAAGCTGGCCGAGCAGGCCGAGCGCTATGACGACATGGCTGCGGCCATGAAGGCCGTCACGGAGCAGGGGCACGAACTCTCCAACGAAGAGAGGAACCTGCTCTCGGTGGCCTACAAGAACGTGGTGGGTGCCCGCCGTTCTTCCTGGCGCGTCATCTCCAGCATCGAACAGAAGACGGAGAGGAACGAGAAGAAGCAGCAGATGGGCAAGGAGTACCGCGAGAAGATCGAGGCCGAGCTGCAGGACATCTGCAATGACGTGCTGGTAAGAGGCTGGTTTCTCTGCTCGCAGCGGTTCCCGGTGGGGTTAACTCAGCGCACAGACACATGCTTCCGGGCAGCCCAGGAGAGGAAGGGTTCAGAATATACTGGAAAGCTGCACACCGTTTACACCTAGTTTGAAGGATGGGATGTGATTTTTCTCACCTCTCTCTTCATCAGCTTATGGGGTATTTTCCTCTGACTTCAAAGGACCTGTGAATAAGAACATTTCATCAGCATCCCTTCATCTCTTCTTTAGAAATTGAggtcaggaccagagagatagtctagaggttaaggcacttgcttttcacatggctgacctgacttcagtctccagcaccacagtaaacacacacacacacacacacacacacacacaacacacacacaacacacacacacacacacacacacacacacacacacacacacaccaggaccagagagataccagagagatagtctagaggttaaggcacatgactgacctgacttcagtctccagcaccacaataaacacacacacacacacacacacaagtaggGGTGTCACCTCCTGGACAGGAGATGAGCAGAAAGTTGAGTTGGCTTTCAGCGTTCACACCCCGGGCCTGACAGTGTCAGGTTCTGTTTTCTGTCTGATACTCAAGGACACCTGTCCGTCCAGGCCTGCATCTCTGAGCCAGATGAGGAGCCGCTCCTTTCTTGTGTTCTCAGTGAATCTTATTCAGATGAGGGACTCCTAACTGCCTTCACTCTGACCGTGAGCTGGGGGAGGTTGAGAGGGCGGCGTGTCCTAGAGCAAGTCTCATGATCACACTGTTTTTCCCTCCATCCTGATCCCACTgggaacttttcttttcttccagagAAAACCAGATAAAAATGCGAGGTGAGGACGGCTTTGAAGGGAAAAGCAGTCCCTCTCTTGGGGCGCTGCCTCTCCAAAGTCCTGCCCGTGCCACTTTTCTCCGAAAGCCAGGCGCCTGGCTTCCAGGGGCTGGACCCCTCTCTCTGCAGAGAGCACCACAGCTGACTCTTGCCTCTTTTTTCTTTGCTGAAACCCCCTTACAACTCAGCTGCTACATTCAGCTCTCTGTCAGTGTCCTGGCTAAATTTGTTGCCTGTCGGTAATTTGGGGGTTTGTTGCCATGCCCTAATTCCTGAATGTTAGGTTCGTTTGATATTCAGATGAAGTACGGCATGCATTCCAGGGGCAAGAAAGTTCCATAATTCTTGAAATGTCCACCTGCTTTTAAGAGCATCTGAAAGAATGGGAAGGAAAGCGTGGTACTTACTGCCTCTTAACCAGTTTTTCAGGATGCCACATTCTAAAACAGCTCTTCAAAAATATTGCTCTGTATAAGAAGCCTGGACTCCTTCAGAACTGCTTTTGTTGTAAGCATACATGTTTAAAGGAATTTATTATGGATAATAGTTTTAGctacttttttgttgttcctttctctctctctctctctctctctctctctctctctctctctctctctttgggtcacacccagcaatgctcaggggttactcctggttctgcactcaggaattactcctggcggtgctcgggggaccaaatgagatgctgggaattgaacccggtcggctgcgtgcaaggcaaatgccctcccaactGTGCTtccgctccagccctagttttaGCTCCTTTCGAGTGCTTACTACATGCCAGGCACTTGCTAAGCACCTTTAAGCTCAGAATGTGTGCGTTTCCCCACTGGGCcctggaaactgaggctcagctgATCAGGCAGTAGTCGGGGTGCACAGTCGCAGTCAGGCGGGATTCCTACCCAGGGCTGTGTGAGTCTGAGCGTAATTCATGGTGTGAGTCTAAGCGTAATTCTGTTAATAACCTTTTTCCTTCCAAAATTGAGAGAATTTTCCTCTTTGATTATGGAATACCACTGTTTATTTCGTTTGGGGGGTTGTtgggttttttcccccagcaaagggaagagaagtataaaaaagaaacaatcagTTGTAGTTCTGTCACCTAGAGAACCATACTAACGTATTGTTAAAAAGACTTTCCTTTTACCTAGTTGTGCATATGTACACGTCTTAATATTTAAACAGGATTCATGTGATACTGATCATCTGCTTTTTTAATCCACTCATAATTTTTGTTGTCATCAGTGGAGTTCATATTGTCATTTTTAAGGCCTGGATAGCATGCAGGGATGCGGTTATTATTTAATCAGCCCCTTCTGGATGCTCAGAATAATTTTTAACATAGGAAAAGCAGTCACCTCTTGTTGTGACAGACCTAAGAACCATTTAAGAACGTTGGATGAAAAAATAAGCTTTCTTGTAATCTTCAGAAAAATTACTTAGACATAGTAGTGTTTCTCGAGTCTCACATATTTTTAACGTCTTGTACATGATGCTTCCAGAATCTTAACGGAATGAATGTGAATTGTTTTTTCAGGAGCTGTTGGACAAATACCTTATTCCCAATGCTACACAACCAGAAAGTAAGGTATTCTACTTGAAAATGAAAGGAGATTACTTTAGATACCTTTCTGAGGTGGCATCTGGAGACAGTAAGCAAAGTAAGTGACTTGGCTGTGAGGAGAGCCAGCCTTCCTGCAGAGTCATCTTAACCCTCTTTTGTTCAGGATGGATGATGTTGCAAGTATAGACAAGCGCTGTGAGGGGCTGCGCTCAGTGGAGACGCGAGGGGCTTCTCCGTGCGGGGGCCCCTGGTCCTGAGAGCACGCTAGCCCCATGGGGGCGCACCCACCAGGGGTAATGCCCCTCTTGCAGCACCAAGAGTTTTTAAGGGCTGACCTGCGATAAATGGGATGGTGGGAGATGGCAGATGAGAGTGTCTCTGGGGGGCAGTGTCGGTCACTGGAAGTCTGGTTCAGCGGCGCGTTTACAGACAGGTTAGCAtgtagtttgttttttggttttttgctttttgggtcacaccggcgatactcgggagttacttctggctctgcactcaggaatcactcctggcggtgctcggggaccttatgggatgctgggaatcgagtaGTTTTTTTGATTGAGTGTTTGTTTTTgccactcgtggcagtgcttgggtgactcctggctctacgctcaggaatcactcctggcggtgctcagggaactatgtgggatgccagggatcggacctgggttggccacgtgcaaggagaatgccctacccgctgtactgtcgctccagtccactttctAGCTGTTcaagtttcattcattttttttttaacttttttttttgctttttgggtcacatccggcaatgcacaggggtcactcctggctcttcactcaggaattactcctggcagtgctcaggggaccatatgggatgctggggaccgaacctgggtcggccgcatgcaaggcaaatgccctacccgctgtgcttttgctccagccccaagtttcattctttttatttatttatttatttatttttccctttttgggtaacacccagcgatgcacaggggttagttactcctggctctgcactcaggaattactattggatatgctcaggggaccatgtgggatgctggagatcaaacccgggccggcctcgcacaggcaaatgccctccctgctgttctatggTTTCTGCCCCTCAACTTTGTTCTTTCCGTGTGTCATGCTGGATATGTGATTTGTCCTTGTTAATTGCTTAGATGATGTGGTGACAGTGGTCTTTGTTTTTCCTCTTGCATTTAATGTCATATTTGACTTAAACATTTAACGAATGCTTATTAATGAAATGGTGGAAGTACAGCCTCATTTGGTAGGTCATTGTTCCATCCTACCTTGTTAGGCATCATGACAGCCTCAGCGAGAGCCCAGCCTTTGATGTTTGTTGCTTTTCTTTGCAGCCACCGTGTCGAACTCCCAGCAGGCTTACCAGGAAGCGTTTGAAATTAGTAAGAAGGAAATGCAGCCTACACATCCGATTCGACTTGGCTTGGCACTGAATTTCTCAGTCTTTTACTATGAGATCCTAAACTCCCCGGAAAAGGCTTGCAGCCTGGCGAAAACGGTGAGAACGACCCTCTGGTTTCCGATCACGGTGGAGTAGGCCTCATGCTTTTATTACTTCCTAATTAGCTTAATCTAATTCAGtgagacttttgttttttgtttgggggccacacctggccttacacggtttattcctggctctggggtaGGACCATAATTAGGTCAATCATATTAGGTGCAGggggtggaaccagggtcagctatgtgccaggcaagagccctacctgatGCGCTGTCTCCTGAGCCCGTCACTGGGAGCTTCTCGAAGATTTTCTGGGGTAGGAGTATttgttatttatgaaataaatgcaGACCTATTCCTTTCACCTTTTCAAGAAACTCTGGTTTTGTGTGTTGTAAGTGTGGCTTGAGACTCTAGAATTCTGGTGAAGCTAGTTCTtgtcaagcattttttttttttttttttacgttcatggcaatcttcttctttttttttttttttaattttattgaatcaccatgtggagggttacatagttctcaggattatgtcagttatataatactcaaacaccctacccttcaccagtgcccatattccatcaccaaccaccccattatacctcccgccccctcccgcctccccagtccctgcccttgaaagtgataaa
Coding sequences within:
- the YWHAB gene encoding 14-3-3 protein beta/alpha — its product is MTMDKSELVQKAKLAEQAERYDDMAAAMKAVTEQGHELSNEERNLLSVAYKNVVGARRSSWRVISSIEQKTERNEKKQQMGKEYREKIEAELQDICNDVLELLDKYLIPNATQPESKVFYLKMKGDYFRYLSEVASGDSKQTTVSNSQQAYQEAFEISKKEMQPTHPIRLGLALNFSVFYYEILNSPEKACSLAKTAFDEAIAELDTLNEESYKDSTLIMQLLRDNLTLWTSENQGDEGDAGEGEN